A single genomic interval of Blastopirellula marina harbors:
- a CDS encoding YqaE/Pmp3 family membrane protein, which produces MTAIARNEGTADVIRILLAIILPPVGVFFEVGLGLHFWLNILLTLFGYIPGIIHAVWVILRK; this is translated from the coding sequence ATGACTGCTATCGCTAGAAACGAAGGAACCGCTGACGTCATTCGCATTCTGTTGGCCATCATTCTTCCACCGGTGGGTGTGTTTTTTGAAGTGGGGCTGGGGCTTCACTTCTGGCTGAACATTTTACTGACGCTGTTTGGTTATATCCCCGGTATCATCCACGCTGTCTGGGTGATCTTACGTAAGTAA
- a CDS encoding PA2169 family four-helix-bundle protein encodes MTLETKTKLSPETLSIVQELIKINVDSRDTFQELADATGNASVAIMFRELASERNRNVAELESLMSINRAKADESASVAATYHRIVIGLRSALGAGTATMLDEAETAEEKIQQKYEELLKREPGSAVSDILHRQYGTIRAAHERVRAIRDAHRRAT; translated from the coding sequence ATGACACTCGAAACCAAAACAAAACTATCGCCTGAAACCCTTTCGATCGTGCAAGAGCTGATCAAGATTAACGTCGATAGTCGCGATACGTTTCAGGAGTTGGCTGACGCGACCGGCAACGCTTCAGTGGCGATTATGTTTCGCGAGCTTGCCAGCGAGCGAAATCGGAACGTCGCCGAGCTTGAATCGCTGATGAGTATTAATCGGGCGAAAGCAGACGAATCGGCCAGTGTCGCGGCAACTTACCACCGCATTGTGATCGGACTGCGCAGTGCACTAGGGGCTGGTACTGCCACGATGCTCGATGAAGCGGAAACGGCCGAAGAAAAGATTCAACAGAAGTACGAAGAGTTGCTCAAACGCGAGCCTGGCTCGGCCGTCAGCGACATTCTTCATCGCCAATACGGAACGATCCGAGCGGCTCATGAACGCGTGCGAGCAATTCGTGACGCACACCGCCGGGCAACCTAG
- a CDS encoding DUF3309 family protein, which produces MGLLEIVLLVVLIMILMGAIPAWPHSRSWGYAPSGGIATILIIVLLLILLF; this is translated from the coding sequence ATGGGTCTGCTAGAAATCGTCCTCTTGGTTGTTCTGATCATGATTCTGATGGGCGCGATTCCAGCCTGGCCTCATAGTCGCAGCTGGGGATATGCGCCCAGTGGCGGGATCGCCACCATCCTGATCATTGTGCTATTGCTTATCTTGCTGTTTTGA
- a CDS encoding response regulator, producing the protein MSLKPPTEKLWDERLRSILDASPDAIIAIDDNGAIVDWNARANKTFQWPKKLSRLRLTDLFKAEDLQEIISSIRTLTDTENSGQRLELVARRADGNLLPVELSISRVSIGGKTYFHAFVRDITEWRKEEELHSRKLLEAELLSQATSHAVTAETFAESLQRLLDLICTQIEWPFGHVWMPYDSGLMLSSSHIWHAEPGYDISDFVSKTQSTHFRYGEGLPGTIWKRREPVWMVESEITEMIRMKSYHGIPIRSAFGFPVIADGDVVTILEFFHTEKVEQDRALLDIVRRVGEEMGKIAQSRRFEQQRARLAAIVNSSYDAIIGKSLDGRITSWNYGAELVYGYSAEEAVGRMSELILPDDQEIEEPEILEAVSLGRRLEEFETTRVRKDGRKIAVSVTMSPVIDSTGQVVGSSTIERDITERRRAEEELQRARDSAIRASRTRAEFLANVSHELRTPMNAIIGMTSMALDEELTPQLRDYLTTANDSAHSLLTLLNDILDFSKLESGKFSIIKENFNLADVVEESIKTLSSSAFAKGLELVCRIPRDLPREVIGDGIRLRQILTNLISNAIKFTEQGEIVVAVEVVRIWPDEARFRFTVRDTGIGIPVEEQQRILEPFTQVDSSSTRIHGGTGLGLAISSELLRMMGGRLSLQSEVGQGSDFSFRLSFDLPVSQNMDTIDSLPFDKLRELPVLVVDDNATNRKIIAETLTTWGMNPITANDAQQAIGILRQNLENNMSFPLIIVDALMPGMDGYELSREVRKLRPESESPVILMVSSADRKEFRENEASTQIAAFVQKPVTQTDLIRSILRAMRLTAPQSPPPPSAVGSAQPLASLSVLLAEDTPANQKVVTTMLKKRGHSVTVAQNGREAVELFKQQSFDVVLMDVQMPILDGFQATSVIRALERGTDSITPIIAMTAHAMRGDREKCLEAGMDAYVSKPLDVKQLLGLIESVAEDRSTASSNGHEYEQEPDEHFGSNSTPIIDYAGAMKRLGNDAELFQDFIVYYDEDAKQLVREIEQAIQSKVSGDLHRAAHNLKGLASNLGAQRVVNAAYSLERIGKHDELDKATDALQLLKSEMERLDKALQNYRP; encoded by the coding sequence ATGTCGTTAAAACCGCCCACCGAGAAACTTTGGGACGAACGGCTACGGTCTATTCTTGACGCATCTCCTGATGCCATCATCGCAATCGACGACAACGGTGCCATCGTTGATTGGAACGCCCGGGCGAACAAGACATTCCAGTGGCCTAAAAAGCTGTCTCGACTCCGTCTGACCGACTTGTTCAAAGCCGAAGACCTACAAGAGATCATCTCGAGCATTCGGACGCTCACCGATACCGAGAACAGCGGTCAACGCCTGGAACTGGTTGCTCGCCGAGCGGATGGCAATCTGTTGCCGGTCGAACTTTCCATCAGTCGCGTATCGATCGGCGGAAAGACTTACTTCCACGCGTTCGTCCGAGACATTACCGAATGGCGCAAAGAGGAAGAACTGCACAGCCGGAAATTGCTCGAAGCCGAGCTACTTTCGCAAGCCACTTCCCACGCAGTCACCGCAGAAACATTCGCTGAATCGCTGCAGCGTCTACTAGACCTGATCTGTACGCAGATCGAATGGCCCTTTGGTCATGTCTGGATGCCGTACGATTCCGGACTGATGCTTTCTTCTTCCCACATCTGGCACGCCGAGCCTGGGTACGATATCTCCGACTTCGTCTCGAAGACCCAATCAACCCATTTTCGCTACGGCGAAGGGCTGCCTGGTACGATCTGGAAACGTCGTGAACCCGTTTGGATGGTGGAATCGGAAATTACGGAGATGATCCGTATGAAGTCGTACCACGGCATCCCTATCCGCAGTGCGTTCGGCTTTCCCGTTATCGCCGACGGCGATGTCGTCACCATTCTCGAATTCTTTCATACCGAAAAGGTCGAGCAAGACAGGGCCCTTCTCGATATCGTCCGGCGCGTGGGGGAAGAGATGGGCAAGATCGCCCAGTCGCGGCGGTTCGAACAACAGCGGGCCCGCCTGGCCGCGATCGTCAATTCCTCGTACGACGCGATCATCGGCAAATCGCTCGATGGCCGCATCACCAGCTGGAACTACGGGGCGGAACTCGTCTATGGTTACAGCGCGGAAGAAGCCGTTGGGCGAATGTCGGAGTTGATTCTTCCCGATGATCAAGAGATCGAAGAGCCGGAAATCCTGGAAGCCGTCTCGCTGGGACGGCGCTTGGAAGAATTCGAAACCACTCGCGTTCGCAAGGATGGCCGCAAAATCGCCGTCAGCGTGACCATGTCGCCGGTGATCGACTCGACCGGTCAGGTTGTCGGCTCGTCCACCATCGAGCGCGACATCACCGAGCGCCGCCGGGCCGAAGAAGAGCTCCAGCGTGCCCGCGACTCGGCCATTCGCGCTAGTCGCACGCGGGCCGAGTTCCTGGCAAATGTCAGCCACGAACTGCGCACCCCCATGAACGCGATCATCGGCATGACCTCAATGGCCTTGGATGAAGAGTTGACGCCGCAGCTACGCGATTATTTGACCACCGCCAACGACTCGGCCCACTCGCTGCTGACGCTATTGAACGACATTCTCGATTTCTCGAAACTCGAATCTGGCAAGTTCTCGATCATCAAAGAGAACTTCAACCTGGCCGATGTTGTCGAGGAATCGATCAAAACTCTTTCGAGCTCGGCATTTGCCAAGGGGCTGGAACTGGTCTGCCGCATTCCCCGCGACTTGCCGCGCGAGGTCATCGGCGACGGCATTCGCCTGCGTCAGATCCTGACCAACTTGATCAGCAACGCCATCAAGTTCACCGAACAAGGGGAAATTGTCGTGGCGGTGGAAGTGGTTCGTATCTGGCCCGATGAAGCCCGCTTCCGCTTCACCGTCCGCGATACGGGGATTGGCATTCCCGTCGAGGAACAGCAGCGGATCCTGGAACCATTCACCCAGGTCGATTCCTCGTCGACCCGCATTCACGGCGGTACTGGCCTGGGTCTGGCCATCAGTTCCGAGCTCCTGCGGATGATGGGAGGCCGCCTGTCGCTACAAAGTGAAGTCGGCCAAGGCAGCGATTTTTCGTTTCGTCTTTCGTTCGATCTGCCAGTCAGTCAGAACATGGATACGATCGATTCGCTACCGTTCGACAAGCTGCGCGAGTTGCCGGTATTGGTCGTCGACGACAACGCCACCAACCGCAAGATCATTGCCGAAACACTGACCACCTGGGGCATGAATCCGATCACCGCCAACGATGCCCAACAGGCCATCGGCATCTTGCGGCAAAACCTCGAAAACAACATGTCGTTTCCGCTGATCATTGTCGATGCCCTGATGCCGGGCATGGACGGCTACGAGCTTTCTCGGGAAGTCCGCAAGCTGCGTCCTGAATCGGAATCGCCGGTCATCTTGATGGTCTCTTCCGCCGATCGCAAAGAGTTCCGCGAAAATGAAGCCTCGACCCAGATTGCCGCGTTTGTTCAAAAGCCGGTCACGCAAACAGACCTGATTCGCTCGATCCTGCGAGCGATGCGACTCACAGCACCGCAGTCTCCCCCACCGCCATCGGCAGTAGGAAGCGCACAACCACTGGCCTCCTTGTCGGTGCTTTTGGCCGAAGATACTCCGGCCAATCAAAAGGTGGTCACTACGATGCTCAAAAAGCGAGGGCACAGCGTGACCGTCGCCCAGAACGGACGTGAAGCGGTCGAACTGTTCAAGCAGCAGTCCTTCGACGTGGTCCTGATGGACGTCCAGATGCCGATTCTCGATGGGTTTCAAGCCACCAGCGTGATCCGCGCCCTGGAACGTGGCACTGACAGCATCACGCCGATCATCGCCATGACCGCCCATGCCATGCGGGGCGATCGCGAAAAGTGCCTAGAAGCCGGCATGGATGCCTACGTCTCGAAACCACTCGACGTGAAGCAGTTGCTAGGTCTGATTGAAAGCGTAGCCGAAGACCGCTCTACCGCTTCCAGCAACGGACACGAATACGAGCAGGAACCGGACGAACACTTCGGCTCGAACTCGACCCCGATCATCGATTACGCCGGTGCCATGAAGCGCCTGGGGAACGATGCGGAACTATTCCAGGATTTCATCGTCTATTACGACGAAGATGCCAAACAGCTTGTCCGAGAGATCGAGCAGGCGATTCAATCGAAAGTGTCCGGTGATCTGCATCGGGCAGCCCATAATTTGAAAGGGCTCGCTTCAAATCTCGGTGCCCAGCGCGTCGTCAACGCCGCGTACAGCCTGGAACGCATCGGCAAGCATGACGAACTGGACAAGGCTACCGACGCCTTGCAGCTGCTCAAGAGCGAGATGGAACGCCTCGACAAGGCGCTGCAAAACTATCGTCCTTAA
- a CDS encoding DUF1328 domain-containing protein, with protein sequence MLSWAIMFLVIALIAAALGFGGVAGAATGIAKILFFVFLVLFLISLVSGAVRRPVA encoded by the coding sequence ATGTTAAGTTGGGCCATTATGTTTCTCGTGATCGCACTGATTGCCGCTGCTCTTGGTTTTGGCGGTGTTGCTGGTGCGGCCACTGGTATCGCGAAGATTCTGTTTTTCGTGTTCCTCGTTTTGTTCCTGATCAGCCTGGTATCAGGTGCCGTACGTCGCCCTGTTGCCTAG
- a CDS encoding sigma-54-dependent transcriptional regulator, whose protein sequence is MPKLLVIDDDRSVHRLVEKTFEGMDVSVLSCSTADDGLGIIRNESPDALLLDIMLHEANGLEIATQIRHLDPKLPIIFITAMNDSDTAIQAMSRGAYDYLLKPLNKQDIQDLVERAFETRRLMQSPVHMQEAASTPEKGDLLVGRSQGMLDVYKKIGRVAPQDVAVLILGESGTGKELIARAIYHHSSRQSECFMAINCAALSDTLLESELFGHEKGAFTGADRRHIGKFEQCNGGTIFLDEIGDMSPSTQSKVLRLLQEQKFERVGGTETIETDVRIISATNRDLEQMIEDGEFRLDLYHRLNTFQINLPPLRERGDDVRLLLEHFLSRFNKSLNKQVSGISDDAVDLLLEYSWPGNIRELQAVLRKAMLMAMGPVLVPEFFPSELHENGSAQTPIPAEDNATEAGADFNKFLRTLESSDSTEMYAEALEWMERQLLTRVLTVTEGNQSKAAERLGITRGSLRNKIRSLNISIDHVINSDD, encoded by the coding sequence ATGCCAAAATTGCTTGTGATCGATGATGACCGATCGGTCCATCGGTTGGTCGAGAAGACGTTCGAAGGAATGGACGTTTCGGTACTCTCTTGCAGTACCGCGGATGACGGTCTCGGGATAATTCGCAATGAAAGTCCCGACGCGTTGCTGTTGGATATCATGCTGCACGAGGCCAACGGGCTGGAAATCGCCACCCAGATTCGCCACCTCGATCCGAAGCTGCCGATCATCTTTATTACCGCCATGAACGACAGCGATACGGCCATTCAGGCCATGTCGCGGGGGGCGTACGATTACCTCCTCAAGCCGCTCAACAAACAAGACATTCAAGACCTGGTCGAGCGGGCCTTCGAAACGCGGCGGCTGATGCAGTCGCCCGTCCATATGCAGGAAGCGGCCTCGACTCCGGAAAAGGGAGACCTGCTGGTTGGTCGCAGCCAGGGGATGCTGGACGTGTACAAGAAGATCGGCCGCGTGGCACCCCAGGATGTCGCCGTGCTGATCTTGGGTGAAAGTGGCACGGGTAAAGAGCTTATTGCCCGGGCCATTTATCATCACAGTTCCCGCCAGAGCGAATGCTTTATGGCAATCAACTGCGCGGCGCTATCGGATACCTTGCTGGAAAGCGAACTGTTCGGTCACGAAAAGGGTGCGTTCACCGGGGCCGACCGGCGACATATCGGTAAGTTCGAGCAGTGCAACGGCGGGACGATCTTCCTCGATGAAATCGGGGACATGTCTCCTTCCACCCAAAGCAAGGTCTTGCGGCTGCTGCAGGAACAGAAGTTTGAACGCGTGGGTGGTACCGAGACGATCGAAACCGACGTTCGTATTATCTCGGCGACCAATCGCGACCTGGAACAGATGATCGAAGATGGCGAGTTCCGGCTCGATCTTTATCACCGGCTCAATACGTTTCAGATCAACCTGCCACCGCTGCGCGAGCGGGGAGACGACGTTCGGCTGCTGCTGGAACACTTCCTGTCGCGTTTCAATAAGTCGCTCAACAAGCAGGTCTCTGGCATCTCGGACGATGCGGTTGATTTGCTGCTAGAGTACTCGTGGCCGGGCAACATCCGCGAACTGCAGGCCGTGCTGCGGAAAGCGATGCTGATGGCGATGGGGCCGGTGCTGGTGCCAGAGTTCTTTCCGTCGGAGCTGCACGAGAACGGTTCAGCGCAAACACCAATTCCTGCCGAAGATAACGCGACCGAAGCCGGCGCGGATTTCAACAAGTTTCTGCGGACGCTCGAGTCTTCGGATTCGACCGAGATGTATGCCGAAGCGCTCGAGTGGATGGAACGTCAGCTACTGACGCGGGTGCTGACCGTCACCGAAGGGAATCAGTCGAAAGCGGCTGAACGCCTGGGGATTACCCGAGGTAGCCTGCGGAACAAGATTCGATCGCTCAATATTTCGATCGACCACGTGATCAATTCCGACGACTAG
- a CDS encoding Dps family protein yields MEFKRHVLAEEKAKPTAKELQKNLIALIDLSLLLKQAHWNVVGKNFRAVHLQLDEILLTTREGTDEVAERMVMIGFSPDGRSATVAQETPLAAYANGFVGIDATVKAVADALATTIGELRSSIETLDDLDLVSQDLLIAISSQLEKHLWMVQAQEE; encoded by the coding sequence ATGGAATTCAAACGACACGTACTCGCGGAAGAGAAAGCCAAGCCTACCGCGAAAGAGCTCCAGAAGAACCTGATTGCCTTGATCGATCTTTCTTTGCTCCTCAAGCAAGCCCACTGGAACGTCGTTGGGAAAAACTTCCGCGCCGTGCACCTGCAGCTCGACGAGATCTTGCTGACAACCCGCGAGGGGACCGACGAGGTGGCCGAGCGAATGGTCATGATCGGCTTTTCCCCCGATGGCCGCAGCGCAACGGTCGCGCAGGAAACGCCCCTGGCCGCGTATGCCAACGGCTTTGTCGGCATCGACGCCACCGTCAAGGCCGTCGCCGATGCCTTGGCCACCACCATCGGCGAACTTCGCAGCTCGATCGAAACACTCGACGACCTCGACCTGGTCAGCCAGGACCTGTTGATCGCCATCTCCAGCCAGTTGGAAAAACACCTGTGGATGGTTCAGGCGCAGGAAGAATAA